In Panthera uncia isolate 11264 chromosome B4, Puncia_PCG_1.0, whole genome shotgun sequence, one genomic interval encodes:
- the LOC125918967 gene encoding PDZ domain-containing RING finger protein 4-like translates to MAHVRNFARDLGDGHGPDEEHKPLTIVLERENDTLGFNIIGGRPNQNNKEETSKEGIYVSKILENGPADRADGLEIHDKIIEVRQ, encoded by the exons ATGGCTCACGTCCGCAACTTCGCCAGAGACCTGGGCGACGGCCACGGCCCG GATGAAGAACATAAACCACTCACCATTGtgttagaaagagaaaatgacacGTTGGGGTTCAATATTATAGGAGGTCGACCAAATCAG aatAATAAGGAAGAAACATCAAAGGAAGGAATTTACGTttcaaaaattttggaaaatggacCTGCCGACAGAGCAGATGGCCTGGAGATTCATGACAAAATCATTGAGGTAAgacaataa